A region of the Candidatus Zixiibacteriota bacterium genome:
TTGGTTATCCCCGCTTTCAGAACGACCTTTTTAATCATCTTCCATACGGCAACCCGGGTCAAACGAGCGCCGCTGCGTCCCCTGAAGACTATATCCGAAATCTGGAGACCGGGAGGTAAGGGACTATTCTGCAATGCCTTAAGAGCCTCAATCGCGTATTGACCAAGTGGCGCAAGGCGTTGTTTATCTCCTTTTCCGGTAACCCGAACGAAACCTGCCTCGAACTCAAAATCACCCCAACTCAGTGAAAGCAACTCCGAAATCCTTAATCCCGAGCCATAGAGAAGCTCCAGAATGGCTCGATCACGGGTACCTTCACGAGCGTTGGGATCAACCGCTTCAAGAATACGCTTGATCTCATCCGGAGAAAGATAATGAGGGTGGTAACGAGAAAGCCTGGGAGCCCGGAACGATCGAAACGGATTTTTACTGATCGCACCTTGTTCCGCCAAATAATCAAAAAAACGCTTAAGCGAGGTTATCCGGCGCGCCAGCGTGGTGGGTTTACGGCCAAGGCCGGTGAGATGAGACAGGTACTGCTGAGCGTTGGAACCGGAGACCTTGGCGGCGTTGGTTATACCGGACCAGGCAAGAAAATCAGAAATATCACGACGGTATGCCGCCAGGGTGTTTAACGCCATCCCTCGTTCCAGCTTCAAGTGCTGAAGGTAATCATCCAGTTGAACGGTCAACATATCAATCACAATCCATGAGCCATAGCCGCCACGGCGATCACCTCGGCGCCGGTTTTCTCCAAAACAGCACGGGCTTCGCGTACGGTTGCGCCGCTGGTAACGACATCATCAACCAGCACGATTCGCCTCAAGTTGAGGTTATTCTTCATAGCACAGAAGACGCCGGTTATATTTTTCTGACGAGCCGCCATGCCCAACCGCGCCTGCGGACGACGACGCTTCACCCGAACCAGCAAATCATTGTGAACCGGAAGGCCAAGCCTCTCCCCCAACTGGACGGCAAAAAGGGCGGCCTGGTTGTAACCGCGGAAATTTTCACGGCTGGGATGAAGAGGAACCGGCACGAGGGTGTCGGGGCGAAGCGACAGGAGCCTTTCGCCGAAGCGATCGTGAAACCAGTCAGCTACCAGATCGGCCGGTCGAGTGATGCCGCGGAATTTGTACTGGATAATGACATCCCGCATTGGCGGCAGATATTGTGCTACGGCATAACAAGGCAAGCCACCGTTGTTGCAAAAGCGGCAAAATGATTCACCGGACAGGATAGTCTCGCATTCCAGACAGATCGGATCGGTAAAGCGTTCAATCTTCTCTTCACAGTCATCACATATTTGAGACGGTGATTCAGTAAACGCACCGCATCCCAGACAGAGCGGCGGGAAAATAAAATCCAGCAGGCCGCCGGTGACGATATTTTGAGACAACGCACGAATCATACCGTAAGATGAACTAAGCGTTCTCTTACAGCAAGCAACAACTGGTTGTTCTCATGCCAGAGTTGAAATAATCCGGCTTGGATTAACCAAACGGTACAATATCGATTAGTACGTACCACCTAACTCGGTAATCAGGTCACGGGCGCTTTGGGCGGCCGGTCCGTTCGGCTCGATACTCAGATATTTCCGGAAGTAGACAATGGCTGAATCCATGCGTTGCTGAGTATAAAAGACAATACCGCAGTTGAAGGCGGCAACGCCGTGAGCGGGATCATGTTCCAGCACCGTAGCGAATTCTTCGAGAGCACGGTCCGCCAGTCCCATGCCGTGCAGACAAGCACCGAAATCGACACGGACATCGGTATCGTCCTTTATTTCAAGAGCGCGGCGATAGCATTCGGCGGCTACCGGGTAGTTTTGATCATCCATGTATTTATTGCCGGCCTCGACCAGATTATCGAATCCTTCAGGGAGACCTTCAAGCGAGCCTAAAGCCATGTCCATCGTTCCGGTCATTTCTCCCCTCGCTTGCGGTGAAACCGTACCCGGGAAATCTGCCTTGCCCGGATAAACAATAACGAAATAACCGACAACGACCACCGCCAGCACTGCTGCAACTATCATGATGTCACGAGTCTTAATTTTCGAGGCCATAGTTTATCCTTACCAGATGTTGGGAACATGTACCTGCCCGGTACTGTTTTAGCCCAAGTAACGAACCACTCGAGAAAACGCAACTTGTTTTCGAGCCGGACAATTAATGACATTTAACTGACAATCTAGTATAATAGTGCCCTTAAATTCATCTCAGAAGATAAGAATAACCGTATTTATCGGAGAATCGACAGGATGCGAACTCTCTATTCGGCAGTGTTGGCCTTTTTCCTTTTTTCGCAAGCCGTAGCCTTCGGCGCGACTGAACCGAGACTCGATTTTGACCCGAATGCCATTTACAAGCATATTTCGGTACTGGCCGATGATTCACTCGAAGGACGGGAGGTAGGTGAACCTGGCGAGTGGAAAGCCGCGATGTACCTGATTGATCAGTTTCGGCAATTCGGCCTTGAACCCAGGGGTGAAGGGATACCGGATCAGCCCTATCTGCAGCCGTTCGAGTTCGTCAAATCAATCGATCTGGGCGACAACAATCATCTGACGGTCAACGGGACGGCGCTGGAACCGGGTGAAGAGTTTTCACCAATGCGACAGTCGGCCTCGACCGAGTTCGATTTCGATCAGGTGATCAATGTCGGTTATGGCATTGCCGTTGACAGTGTCGACGGCGATTATGATGACTATGCCGGTCTTGACGTAGCCGGTAAAGCGGTGGTGATCAAACGATATTCACCGGTCGATTCTCTTTATCCGGACATTCCGTTCGAGCGCTATTCATCGCTGACGAGTAAAATCTCTACAGCTATTGACCATGATGCAGCGGCGGTGTTGTTCATTACCCCAGGTGATCAGGACGACACGCTCACGACGATTGCCCCGACTCGGGTTCAGCCCAAGGAAATTCCGATCGTTTTCCTGCGCCGGAAGGCGCTGGAACGACTCGGTTTGGATATCGACCATCCAACCGTAACCGGTATCTCCGGCAGCACCGAATTGATCAAGGTCCATGATACCGGCTACAACGTGGTCGGGTATCTTCCGGGCGAAACCGACACCACAATCATAATCGGCGCCCATTATGATCATCTCGGTTACGGGGGCCCCTCATCGCGCTATCTAGGGCCGGAGAAACTGATCCACAACGGCGCCGACGATAACGGTTCCGGCACCTCAGCAATGCTGGAGTTGGCCCGGTATTTCACGCAACACCCCGGTGCTATGCATCATTCACTCCTGTTCATCGCTTTCTCGGGAGAGGAAGCGGGAATACTCGGTTCGAGCCATTTTGCTCGTGACATGACTATCGACAGCTCGCTGGTGAAAATGATGATCAACCTGGACATGATTGGTCGGTTGAAGGATCAGGACGGCCTGGCGGTAATGGGAATCGGCACCGCGTCGGAGTTCAAGGAGTATTTCGATAATTTCAAAACCGACCGGCTGAACCTGATGACCAAGGAATCAGGAGTCGGACCATCGGACCACACAGCCTTTTACAATCGTCATATCCCGGTGTTGTTTTTCTTCACCGGGGCACATGCCGACTATCATAAACCGTCGGACGATATCGATAAAATCGACACTCAAGGTATCGCGGAAGTATGTCAGTTGGTGACGGAGATAGTACACCATTTCGATGAACACCGAGGAGCGCTAACCTATCAGAAAACCAAGAGTGATCAGCCGGGCCACAGTTATTCCGAATACTCGGTTACCCTGGGCATCATGCCTGATTTCGTGGGCGAGGTCGAAGGTCTGCGAGTGGATGGTGTTTCACCGGGTCGTCCGGGCGAACGGGCCGGGCTGCTTGAAGGTGACATTATCGTCAAGATGGGTTCAATCGAGATCGGTGATATTTACGACTACATGAACGCCTTAGGGAAATTCCGCAAGGGAGATTCGACCCGGGTAACGGTCGAACGTGGTGATCAGACAATCGAGTTGAACGTGTTGTTCGAATAGAAGTGTTCGTATCAAGAGGAGGCGGTATCCTGATAGCCGCCTTCTCTCCCCTGGGTGCGCACGACGGATACGACACCTTTGACCTTGCGCACTTTATCCAGAATGCGATTGAGATGGGAGAGACTTCCTACCTCCACCACGAAGCGGCCGGTGGCCGTAGTATCGCGGGCGATCATCTCAGCGCCGCGGACATTGGTGTCGGAGTCGGCAATCGCCTGGGTGATGTCACGCAGCATATTTTTCCGGTCCTCGACGACCAGCTCCAGCTCGACCACGAACGACTGCCCCTTGCCGGCATCCCAACTGACATCGATGCGGCGCTCCGGGTGCTCTTCGAGCAACTGCAAACCGCTTTCACAATCGGCTCTATGGACCGTCACGCCGCGCCCGCGCGTTATGAAACCGATAATATCCTCTCCCGGCAACGGTTGACAACATCCCGCGAAGCGAAACATCATATCCGACATGCCATGGACTTTAACTCCCTTGGAACCGCGCAGACGTTCAATCACGCGGCCGACCAGACCGGTCGAAGCGGGCTCCGTCTCCGGCTTGATGAGATTAACCAGCGCCGCGGAGTTCATGGAACCGTTGCCGATAGCGGCAAAAAGGTCCTCGACGGTTTTTTTGTCCAGTTGCTCAGCGAATTCCTGCAGGAGGTCATCGGACGGCATCTTGAGCCGGAGTTCCTTCAGCTTGCGCTGTACCACTTCTCTTCCGAGCGCCACCGATTGTTCGAAACCGGCCTGCTTGAGCCAGCGCTTGATGCGTGAACGTGCGGCCGGAGTTTTAACCAGCTTGAGCCAGTCGTGAGAGGGAGTTCGGTTCGGGTTGGTCAGAATTTCTACGGTGTCACCGGACTCTAGTTCGGTTGAAAGCGGCTGCAGACGACCGTTGATCTTAGCTCCGGCGCAGTGAATGCCGACTTCGGTGTGGATCTGGAAGGCAAAATCGAGCGGCGTAGAACCTTTGGGCAGATGCACCAGTTTATGAGCCGGGGTAAAAACGAAGATGTCCTCAGAGTAGAGATCGATCTTGAGATATTCAAGAAAATCAGAAGGATTAGTCATCTCCTTCTGCCATTCGAGGACATCGCGCAACCAGACCATTTGTCGGTCGGATTTGCTCATCTGCTGGCGGCCTTCTTTATAAAGCCAGTGGGCCGCAATGCCGTTCTCGGCCACATGATGCATCTGGTGAGTGCGAATTTGAATTTCGACCATCTTGTTGCCGGGACCGAACACGGTGGTATGCAAAGAGCGATAGCCGTTCTGTTTGGGATTGGCAATGTAGTCGTGGAAACGATCGGATACAGGCTTCCACATGGCATGAACAATCCCTAAAGCGTGATAGCATTCTCGTTCCGTGTTAACGACGATACGAATCGCGAACAGGTCATAGATTTGTTCGAATGGGACTTTGCGAATTTTGATCTTGCGATAGATCGAATCCAGGTGTTTAGCCCGACCGTATACCTGCGCCTGGATCGAGTCCCGGGCCAGTTCGCGCTGGATGGGGGCAATCACGGTCTGAATATACGCTTCGCGTTCCTCCCGCTTGTCCCGTATCATTCGCGAGAGTTCCTCGTAGACATTCGGTTCGAGGAATTTTAACGAGAGATCCTCCAGTTCGGTTTTAACTTTGTTGATGCCGAACCGATGAGCCAGCGGACAATAGACATCACGTGTTTCCGGGGCAATCCGCTTCTGTTTTTCAGGTGGTAAAAAATGCAGCGTGCGCATATTGTGCAGGCGGTCGGCCAGCTTGATCAGGATCACGCGAATGTCTTTGGCCATAGTGAGGAGCATTTTGCGGAAATAGTCCACCTGTTGCTCCTCACGCGAGGCAAAATGAACCGCCCCCAATTTAGTTACCCCGTCAACCAACTCAGCCACTTCATCTCCGAACTCAGAGCGGAGCTTCTCGATGCTGATATTGGTATCTTCTACCACATCATGCACCAACCCGGCAGCGATCGTGGTAGAATCCATGTGCTGTTCGGCCAGAATAAAGGCAACTTCGAGACAGTGTTCGACATACGGCTCGCCGCTGGACCGTTTCTGTCCGGCGTGAGCACGATCGGAGAATTCGTACGCCTTGCGGATCAACGGAATGTTGACGTTCGAATTAAACGATTCGATACGTATGATGAACTCGGCCAGGTTCATGAATTCGATCCCGATCTATACCTGCTTCTGGAACAATCCGATAACTTCTTCGGCTGCACGCTCGGCTGAAATCGACAGCATGCAGGTACAATGATTCGGCGGACAATGGCACTCCGGTACCGTGGGCAACAGGACCCGGTCGTGTTTGCCAAGCGGCCCCCATCGAGCAGGCGACATAACCGCCTTCCCGGGATATAATCCGACTACCTTGGTACCGACCGCGACAGCCAGATGCAGCGGACCGGTCGAGTTGGCTACTACCACCGTGGCTAAGGAAAGGGTAGCAGCCAGCGTGCGCAGATCCGTTTCACCGGAGATATCACGCACGGGGATACCCAGCCTCTTTGAGGCCTCCTTGATCATCTTCCCTTCGCGTTCCGAGCCCGAGATCACCACCTGTAAGCCGGCCTCTTCGAGCAACTTGTGCAGCTCGATAAAACGATCCAGCGGCCAGCGCTCGGCCGAACCACCCGAACCGGGATGAAGCACGACGAAACGATCGGTAATACCGGCTTTGTCGAGCACGCGACGGGCATTGCTGATTTCCTTCTCACGGGGATAGACAGTCGGTGATTTTATCGTCGGGCCGGGGCGGAAGAACTTCAGGAAATCCATGTTGTATTCGCATTCGTGCTTGCGATTGGACTTCCGGCTGTGAAAGAGATGATAGTTGAAAAAGACCGAATGGAATCTCCCGGCGGTACCGATCCGGATGGGGATATTGGCTTTGTAGAACAGTTGGCTTACCAGTCGTCCCGGATACAATACCACGACAACACGATAATCTTCCTGGCGAATTTTCTGCAACAGGTCACGCTTGTATAGGCCATCGGTCATTAGCTGCTTATTTAGCACGCGCACAATCCCGTCGATTTTCTTGTTATTCTCGACAATTGGCGAGGCATAAAGCGAAGCCATAATATCGACCCGACACTCCGGGTAACGAGCTTTGATAGTCTCCGCAAACGGAAGGGCAAGAATCAAATCACCGAGGCGGTCGGTACGACTGATGAGGATTTTATCGTTCGGTTTTAGATCCAGCGGTTGACTCATATATCTTAACTAACCTGCCTGTTTCCTTTGTAACGTTCTTAACTTGGCATACTTGACAAACACGGCCATGGATGAAAAAGCCGACACCATGAAGCCCTCAATGCCGTCAAGCAATCCCAGCCTGACGAAATAGTGGGAAATAAATGATACCGGCGGCCGGATAACAAGGTCAAAAAAGCCGGCTCGTTTTCCACAACGGAATGCTTCCTCTGCGCCAATCGTGGTGTAACGTGTGGATTTCTCGAGGTACAACTCCAGCGTCGGATAACTGTAATGATGAAGATCCGCTTTGAGCGCACCGCAGGAGCCGTTCAGAACAACCCGTTCATGAACTACAGCCCCGTCAAACTGGCCTTTGTCTTTTCGAAAGAGACGCAACACCCGATCCGGATACCAGCCGCAATGACGAATCCAGCGCCCGAGGAAATTAGTCAGGCGAGGAACCGTGTAACCGTCGTGGGCGCTATTGGCAATAGCTGCCTTGATCTCTTTGACCAACGACGGCGAGACTTCTTCATCGGCATCGAGCGACAAGATCCAGACCGAACGGGCTTGATCCACACCGTAGGCCTTGGCCGGACCATATCCCTGAAATTCGATCTCATAGACGGTGGCGCCATGTTCATAAGCAATTTCGCGGGTGCTATCGGTCGAGCCGGTATCGACCACGATCAGTTCATCGGCCCAGGCAACGGACTCAAGACAGCGCGGGAGATTCTGCTCTTCATCCCTGGTTATAATCACGACACTCAGCGTGGGACGGTTCTTGTCCTTGGCGGCATCACTCATGAGGGCCTCGCCTTCTCGGTCAAATCGAGTGTCGCGACCAACCGACGGAACTGATCGACAATTTGTTCCGGCTCGATATCGAGCAGATGGTGAAACTCGTTCGAGATCACCCAGCCGCATTCCTGCCGATAGGGCTTCCAAAAATAGAAATTGCGAATATGACCGCTGTAAAGCGCCACCACCGGAACGCCAAAAGTCCCCGCCACATGCACCAGCGAGGTATCGGGACTGATCAATATATCGAGTCTGGAAATTACGGCACAAACATCGCGAAACGAACGACCGTCCGGGATCAAATGGGTTTTACCCGGCAACGCTCGTTGCAGCTCTTCCCCGCGTTCACGTTCGTTGGGAGCGCACGAGATTATGAACTCCGCATCCGGATAATCGGCGGCGACGGCGTGCATCACCGCTATGTATTTCCGTACATCCAGCGTACGCGACGGTGATCCGGCAGAGATGTTGAATCCGACCCGTAAACAATTAGAGGGAACCGATTCGTAAAAAGCCTCGGCTTTACGAATCGAATCTTCCGGCAGGTACATCGGACGATACGGATCAACCGATGCCGGATCTATCCCAAACACATTGAACACCAGCAAGCTGTTGTCGATCGAGTGATCCCGGCCGTCCGGTTCGTAGGGCTCACAGTAATCGTAATACGGTCGCAGACGCAGCTTGCGTGCCGCGGCTTTAATCGAGTGTCGCCCGATCCACTTGCTCAGGATAAGACCGGTAACCGAGTCATGACAGATAGGATCGAACACGATATCGAACCGGGCTTTTTTAAGACGACGGATCATTGGGATATCGTGAAGGATGTTTTTCGTGTATGTATGCACGGCGTCGATATCGGGATCATCGGCAATGAGATCGCGATTGTGCGGCGAAGCGATCACCTCGATTCGGGCATGCGGCAGATGAGCCTTGAGAGCATGCAACGCCGGGATCGTGGCAATCATATCGCCTAGTTTGTCGGGGCGCAACACGAGGATCGAGCGGACATTTTCCGGTTTGATCGGATAAACGGATCGGTCGCCTTTGGCGAAGATGAAACGAAAAGCTGCCTCAACCAGGCGCTTGAACATTTTCTCGCTCTTTTTGACAACCGTATCCGGCATCGCTTACTCCCCCGCTCTGCCGTTATGTTGAGGTTCACCGTTTTTGAACTGCATATGATAGAGACGGCTGTAAAGCCCGTCCTTTTTAAGCAAGTCGGCATGAGTACCGGACTCGACTTTGCGGCCTTTGTCGATCACGATAATCTGGTCAGCGTGAATGATAGTCGACAGACGATGCGCCACTACGAGTGTCGTGCGCCCTTTCATCAAATTACCGATCGCTTCCTGAACGAGCAGTTCTGACTCGGTGTCCAGCGCTGAAGTGGCTTCATCGAAAATCAACACCTGCGGATCACGCAGCAGGGCACGGGCAATAGCCAGTCGCTGACGCTGTCCGCCGGACAGCATCACACCACGATTCCCAACCACCGTATCATAACCGTTTTCGAGCTCTCGGATAAAACGATCGGCGTTGGCCATCTTAGCTACTTCAACCACTTGTTCACGGTTGAAGTCCTGAAGACCGTAGGCAATGTTGTTCTCGACAGTATCGTTGAACAGCAGCGTCTCCTGGGTAACGATCCCCATAAGTTCCCGGAGTGATTTTAGCGTCAAGGTTGAGATATCCCTACCGTCGATACTAATATGGCCCGAGGTTGGGTCGTAAAAACGCGGCAACAAGTCCAGCAACGTCGATTTGCCCGCTCCGGACGGCCCCACGATGGCGACCACCTGCCCGACCGGAACATCGAAACTAACCTCGTTCAACACCAGGTCGTTACCGATATAAGCGAAGCTGACATTGTCGTAGCGGATTTTATCGGTGAAAGATGTGATAGTGCCGGCTTCAGGTTTATCGACAATTCGTTCTTCGGTATCGAGCACCTTGAAGATTCGTTCGGCCGCGGCGAGTCCCTCCTGAAGTTTCACATGAATCTGGCTAAGTGATTTAACCGGCTTAATCAGGGAGAACATGGCAATGACGAAAGTCATGAAATCGCCCGCATCGAGCTCCCCCTGACCGGAGATAATCCTTGCCCCGGCATAAAGCAGGATGGTTACACCGGCCAGTGAAATCAACGTGTCGTTGATCGGTGAGGCCAGATGTCGAATACGCGTCATGCGCAACAGTGAGCAGAAGAAATCGCCGGTAGCGGCGAAGAATTTTCTCATCTCGTATTTCTCGGTAGCGAAAGCTCGCACGATACGGATGTTATTGATCGATTCTTCCAGCACCGAATTGACATCGGCCATTTTCTCCTGAGAGCGCTCAGAGTATTTGCGCAGTTTCTTGCCGATGAACCAGATGAAACCGAATACGACCGGCAAAACGATCATTGCCAATAAAGTCAGTTTCCAGCTCAGGATGATCAGGAAAGCGACAAAAAGCAGCGAGGTGATCGAATCGGTCACGAGGTGGTTAAAGCCGAGATCGATGGACTCGTTCAGGACAACCACATCGTTGGTTACGCGGGATATTACCTGTCCGGTACGCCGCTTATGGAAATACGATAGCGAGAGACGTTGGTATTTCTCGAACAATCGATCCCGGAGACTTCGCACCACCGACTGCTGCACGTAAGCCATGAAAAAGCCCTGGAGATACATGAAGCCGTTCTTGCCCAGCACCACGAAGACAATCAAGATGCAGAAACGGAAAAGGGTGTCCCGGCGGTTGTCGCCCTGCACCGCATCGTCGATCCAGCTCTTGAGATGTTCCTTGGTTTGCTCGATCCACGATCCGGCGTCACGCACGAAATCGGAGGCCGAACCACCACCGTCGGTCGTTATCTGTTGAACGGTCTCCTGCGGAGCAATCCCCCCGATATCCTGCACCTGGAACAGCGTCATAAGCAACGGCCCGGCCAGCCAGACGAGTAATCCGGCCAGAACCGCCGACAACGCCGCCGAACCGGAAGCGACCACGAGTTGCTTCCAGTAGGGAGCGAGAATCGATAATGTGCGACGATATAGATTCATTCAGCATTATCCCAAAAACGCATAACCTGAAATATGAACCTTTTGCTTAGGGAAGTCAATCGGAGTAATCGGCCCGGCTAAAGGTTGAACGGAACGGCATCCACCGGTATTTCAACCTGGAATCGTTCGCGATCGACCTCGGTGTTGGTTTTAATCGTACGCGTTTCGGCTTTGAAACGAATATCGGCGCCATCATCAAAATCGACTCGGTCAATACGCCAATTATGATCACGTTCGCGATATCGCAAGTCCAGATGCCAGTCACAATCGGGCCAGATAATACTGTATTCGGCACGGTCGTTATCTACGGAGCCATCCATCGCCGCCGGGGCAAGTTGTTCTTCGTTGGGAAGATTAGTCAGGAGATTTTCCAAATGCAATCGCTCGAAACCACCGGTGCATGAAGCGGAAGAGAGAAACTCATTTCGCCCTGACCGAATGTATTCATTGGTCGAAGGGAAATAAATAACTACACTGTCACGGGTAATGAGACCTTTGAGGGCTCCCTTTCCCAGATAGCCGCGACCGGCAAGAGCAATCATGCTGTCGGTGCGATACATTTCGAGTCGAACCGAAGTTGGTTTCCCCTGCCGATAAATGCGGGCATCGAAAAGATAAGCCTCAACACGAATCCTACCATAGGGAGCCAGCTTGACATAGTTATCAACCATCGCCTGGCCGCTCAGACGAGGGCCACAGGAAACGGCCGATAAAATCAACAGCGCCGCAAGTAATACCGTCAATGCGTGCTTCATTTACTTCACAACCCGGCAAAAAGACTCACGAAAAACGAAATAAACGGTCCGAGAATCAACCAGATTCCACCCGCGAGAATCAATACGAGCAGAATAATCGGTGAGAAGGGCTGAATGCGGTCAAGGAACTCTCCTGCCGAGTGAGGCAATACCGAGCGCAGGATATGGGAGCCATCGAGCGGGAAAAGTGGAATCAGGTTAAAGAATGCCAGCGAGACATTGATCGAAACTCCGTATATCAGAAAGCTGTACGCTGCTTCGGGTACGGCCAAATGCATAATACGAAGCAATCGAAAAAGGATTCCAAAACCAAGCCCCAACCCGAGATTCGAAAGCGGACCGGCAATAGATATCCAGAAATCAGCCACACGGACATTGCCCTTAAAGTTGTAGGCATTGACCGGAACCGGTTTGGCCCAGCCAAAGGTGAACTTCGATATGAACATCATTAGAAGTCCCAGGAAGTCCAGGTGCGCCAATGGATTGAGGGTCAGACGGCCCTGATCGCGAGCGGTCGTATCGCCAAAACGGTAAGCGGTCCAGGCATGAAAGAACTCATGGACGGTGAGGGATAATAAGATCACCGGCGCCGCGATCATGGCTTTTCTGAGAAAATCGCTTTCAAACAAACCTGGATCACCCTTTCCTTTTTACAGCCTTATACGAGTTTTTGTAATATCGGCTGCGCCTGTGACGACCACAAGCGCTATTTAGTTTTACCGGCTTCAACCGGTCGCGAGAGCGCCTTGCTGTCGGAATCGAAGAACCGCCAGGGTAAATCGGCCCCAACCCGGATGCCTATTCGGGGAGAATAACCGAATGATACGGACGGTTCGTTTCGATCTTCGAGATAAAGCTGATTGCCGGTCAGGTCAAGCGCAGTGTGAACCGTAGTCAAACCGAACGAC
Encoded here:
- a CDS encoding site-specific tyrosine recombinase, producing MLTVQLDDYLQHLKLERGMALNTLAAYRRDISDFLAWSGITNAAKVSGSNAQQYLSHLTGLGRKPTTLARRITSLKRFFDYLAEQGAISKNPFRSFRAPRLSRYHPHYLSPDEIKRILEAVDPNAREGTRDRAILELLYGSGLRISELLSLSWGDFEFEAGFVRVTGKGDKQRLAPLGQYAIEALKALQNSPLPPGLQISDIVFRGRSGARLTRVAVWKMIKKVVLKAGITKEVSPHTFRHSFATHMIEGGADLRVVQEMLGHADISTTQIYTTIDRDYIIAEHRKYHPRELARPQDERDA
- a CDS encoding ComF family protein, whose translation is MSQNIVTGGLLDFIFPPLCLGCGAFTESPSQICDDCEEKIERFTDPICLECETILSGESFCRFCNNGGLPCYAVAQYLPPMRDVIIQYKFRGITRPADLVADWFHDRFGERLLSLRPDTLVPVPLHPSRENFRGYNQAALFAVQLGERLGLPVHNDLLVRVKRRRPQARLGMAARQKNITGVFCAMKNNLNLRRIVLVDDVVTSGATVREARAVLEKTGAEVIAVAAMAHGL
- a CDS encoding tetratricopeptide repeat protein, translating into MASKIKTRDIMIVAAVLAVVVVGYFVIVYPGKADFPGTVSPQARGEMTGTMDMALGSLEGLPEGFDNLVEAGNKYMDDQNYPVAAECYRRALEIKDDTDVRVDFGACLHGMGLADRALEEFATVLEHDPAHGVAAFNCGIVFYTQQRMDSAIVYFRKYLSIEPNGPAAQSARDLITELGGTY
- a CDS encoding M28 family peptidase, producing MRTLYSAVLAFFLFSQAVAFGATEPRLDFDPNAIYKHISVLADDSLEGREVGEPGEWKAAMYLIDQFRQFGLEPRGEGIPDQPYLQPFEFVKSIDLGDNNHLTVNGTALEPGEEFSPMRQSASTEFDFDQVINVGYGIAVDSVDGDYDDYAGLDVAGKAVVIKRYSPVDSLYPDIPFERYSSLTSKISTAIDHDAAAVLFITPGDQDDTLTTIAPTRVQPKEIPIVFLRRKALERLGLDIDHPTVTGISGSTELIKVHDTGYNVVGYLPGETDTTIIIGAHYDHLGYGGPSSRYLGPEKLIHNGADDNGSGTSAMLELARYFTQHPGAMHHSLLFIAFSGEEAGILGSSHFARDMTIDSSLVKMMINLDMIGRLKDQDGLAVMGIGTASEFKEYFDNFKTDRLNLMTKESGVGPSDHTAFYNRHIPVLFFFTGAHADYHKPSDDIDKIDTQGIAEVCQLVTEIVHHFDEHRGALTYQKTKSDQPGHSYSEYSVTLGIMPDFVGEVEGLRVDGVSPGRPGERAGLLEGDIIVKMGSIEIGDIYDYMNALGKFRKGDSTRVTVERGDQTIELNVLFE
- a CDS encoding bifunctional (p)ppGpp synthetase/guanosine-3',5'-bis(diphosphate) 3'-pyrophosphohydrolase; its protein translation is MNLAEFIIRIESFNSNVNIPLIRKAYEFSDRAHAGQKRSSGEPYVEHCLEVAFILAEQHMDSTTIAAGLVHDVVEDTNISIEKLRSEFGDEVAELVDGVTKLGAVHFASREEQQVDYFRKMLLTMAKDIRVILIKLADRLHNMRTLHFLPPEKQKRIAPETRDVYCPLAHRFGINKVKTELEDLSLKFLEPNVYEELSRMIRDKREEREAYIQTVIAPIQRELARDSIQAQVYGRAKHLDSIYRKIKIRKVPFEQIYDLFAIRIVVNTERECYHALGIVHAMWKPVSDRFHDYIANPKQNGYRSLHTTVFGPGNKMVEIQIRTHQMHHVAENGIAAHWLYKEGRQQMSKSDRQMVWLRDVLEWQKEMTNPSDFLEYLKIDLYSEDIFVFTPAHKLVHLPKGSTPLDFAFQIHTEVGIHCAGAKINGRLQPLSTELESGDTVEILTNPNRTPSHDWLKLVKTPAARSRIKRWLKQAGFEQSVALGREVVQRKLKELRLKMPSDDLLQEFAEQLDKKTVEDLFAAIGNGSMNSAALVNLIKPETEPASTGLVGRVIERLRGSKGVKVHGMSDMMFRFAGCCQPLPGEDIIGFITRGRGVTVHRADCESGLQLLEEHPERRIDVSWDAGKGQSFVVELELVVEDRKNMLRDITQAIADSDTNVRGAEMIARDTTATGRFVVEVGSLSHLNRILDKVRKVKGVVSVVRTQGREGGYQDTASS
- a CDS encoding glycosyltransferase family 9 protein, producing the protein MSQPLDLKPNDKILISRTDRLGDLILALPFAETIKARYPECRVDIMASLYASPIVENNKKIDGIVRVLNKQLMTDGLYKRDLLQKIRQEDYRVVVVLYPGRLVSQLFYKANIPIRIGTAGRFHSVFFNYHLFHSRKSNRKHECEYNMDFLKFFRPGPTIKSPTVYPREKEISNARRVLDKAGITDRFVVLHPGSGGSAERWPLDRFIELHKLLEEAGLQVVISGSEREGKMIKEASKRLGIPVRDISGETDLRTLAATLSLATVVVANSTGPLHLAVAVGTKVVGLYPGKAVMSPARWGPLGKHDRVLLPTVPECHCPPNHCTCMLSISAERAAEEVIGLFQKQV
- a CDS encoding glycosyltransferase family 2 protein encodes the protein MSDAAKDKNRPTLSVVIITRDEEQNLPRCLESVAWADELIVVDTGSTDSTREIAYEHGATVYEIEFQGYGPAKAYGVDQARSVWILSLDADEEVSPSLVKEIKAAIANSAHDGYTVPRLTNFLGRWIRHCGWYPDRVLRLFRKDKGQFDGAVVHERVVLNGSCGALKADLHHYSYPTLELYLEKSTRYTTIGAEEAFRCGKRAGFFDLVIRPPVSFISHYFVRLGLLDGIEGFMVSAFSSMAVFVKYAKLRTLQRKQAG